DNA from Streptomyces asoensis:
CGCCGGTCGCCTGGAGGTTGGCGCGCATCCGTTCGGGGTGGACGGTGAGTCCCTGGGCGAGTTCGACGGCCGTGTGGGCCGCGCCGCCGGCGAGGCGCAGGCATTCGCGCAGTGGCTGCCATTCGGCGTGCCAGACGCCGGCCGAGCGTTCGTCCTCGGTGTGCAGGCCGTGCAGCAGCACGGTGGCCAGGGCGGGGACCTGGAGGGCGGCGGAGCGGATCAGGGTGGCGAGGACGGGGTTGCGTTTGTGGGGCATCGCCGAGGAGGCGCCCCGTCCGGCGGCCGCGGGCTCGGCCACCTCGCCGATCTCGGTGCGGGCCAGGACCAGGACGTCCGCGGCGATCTTGCCGAGGGCGCCGGTGGTGTGGGCGAGGGCGGCCGCCAGGTCGGCGACGGGGGTGCGCAGGGCGTGCCAGGGCAGTACCGGGGCCCTCAGGCCCGTCTCGTCGGCGAACGCGGTGCCCAGTTCGTGCAGGACGGTGGCGGGGTCGGCGTCCTGGCCGGCGTACTGGAGGTAGCCGGCCAGGGTGCCGGCCGCGCCGCCGAGCGCCACCGGCAGGCCGTCGGCGGCCCGTTCGAGGCGCTCGACGGCGTCCAGGACCAGGGCGCGCCAGCCGGCGGCCTTGAGGCCGAAGGTGGTGGGCACGGCGTGCAGGGCGAGGGTGCGGCCGGCCATGACGGTGTCGCGGTGGGCGGCGGCCAGGTGGGCCAGTGCCCCGGCGACGGTGCGCAGGTCGGCGGTGATCAGGTGCAGGGTGCGCCGGGCGACCAGCATGGCAGCGGTGTCGAAGACGTCCTGGCTGGTCGAGCCGCGGTGGACGTATTCGGCGGAGTGCGGGGAGCGTTCGGCGACGACCGCGGTGAGGGCCTTGACCAGGCCCACGACCGGGTTGGCGGTCTCGCGTGCGGCGAGCGCCAGTTCGCGCAGGTCGAGCAGGTCGGCGCGGGCGGCGGCGGTGATGTCGGCGGCCGCCCGGGCGGGCAGGGTGCCGCAGCGGGCCTGGGCGCGGGCCAGGGCCGCTTCGGCGTCGAGCATCGCCTGGAGCCAGGCGCCGTCGCCGACGGCGGCCTCGGCGGGGGTGCCCGCCCGGACCGGGGAGAGCAGTCCCGCATCCAGGTGGGCGGACAGGGTCTGCGCCGACGGGGATGTGTGCACAGAACTCATCGAGTTTTACCTTCGTGGATACCCTGGCCTACAGGCAGGGGAGGAATCGAAGCTCTCACGGAGCAGGGCAGAAGGACCTGGCTCGTCGTCAGGGCGGGATGGCGGGGGTGACCGTCCACCGGCCACCCCCAGGGCGCTCACGGAATCTGATCGACGGCGAGGCATGGCGCAGCAGGTCAAGCGGGCGTTCAAGTACCGCTTCTACCCCACGGACGAGCAGGCGCGTGAGCTGTTGCGCACGTTCGGCTGCGTCCGTCTCGTGTACAACAGGGCGCTCGAGGAACGCACTCGGGCCTGGCACGACGAGCAGCGTCATATTTCCTGTGCGCAGTCGTCGGCGGCGCTGACTCAGTGGAAGAAGACCGAGGAACTGTCCTACCTGGCGGAGGTGTCGTGCGTCCCGCTGCAGCAGGCGCTGCGCCATCTCCATTCGGCGTTCGGGAACTTCTTCGCCAAGCGCGCGAAATATCCTCGTCACAAGAGTCGGAAGAAGTCTCGTGCGTCGGCCGAGTACACCCGCAGCGCCTTCACTTGGCATGAGGGAAAACTGACTTTGGCCAAGACGGCCCAGCCTTTGGACATCCGCTGGTCGCGTCCGCTTCCCGAGCGCACGGAGCCGAGCACGGTGACCGTGTCCCGTGACGCGGCGGGACGCTGGTTCGTGTCCTTGCTGTGCGAAGACACGATCGAACCAGCCCTCGCCACCC
Protein-coding regions in this window:
- a CDS encoding lyase family protein; translation: MSSVHTSPSAQTLSAHLDAGLLSPVRAGTPAEAAVGDGAWLQAMLDAEAALARAQARCGTLPARAAADITAAARADLLDLRELALAARETANPVVGLVKALTAVVAERSPHSAEYVHRGSTSQDVFDTAAMLVARRTLHLITADLRTVAGALAHLAAAHRDTVMAGRTLALHAVPTTFGLKAAGWRALVLDAVERLERAADGLPVALGGAAGTLAGYLQYAGQDADPATVLHELGTAFADETGLRAPVLPWHALRTPVADLAAALAHTTGALGKIAADVLVLARTEIGEVAEPAAAGRGASSAMPHKRNPVLATLIRSAALQVPALATVLLHGLHTEDERSAGVWHAEWQPLRECLRLAGGAAHTAVELAQGLTVHPERMRANLQATGGQLVSERVSAVLAPRIGKTAAKELLTRASLLASRTGLPLADVLGQLPQLAGVLSREEAAVLLDPAGYTGLAGPLTDRALATPPP